A single window of Coffea eugenioides isolate CCC68of chromosome 7, Ceug_1.0, whole genome shotgun sequence DNA harbors:
- the LOC113777020 gene encoding uncharacterized protein LOC113777020: MAPCRMLNQIPRELTDWKNNMTHEVKRLFKYVGHLPSLLSITPNVAIIQALLEYWDPEGSIFRFGECELTPTLEEIEGLLQIPGKGYPMIYPTNGTREQFYRFLGLRQSLFSGINGMTPTLVPVIIADIFMAATECQKKRGFFYGSNLILQMWAMEHLAKRTLNPLGSCLPAENWIESHRERVKKYYRIASPTQFIQEFDNLTPEKIQWVLDWTKVRDLVFTTTQHSFIPLAGTNGLVAYIPQRVMRQFGYPQRIPMIQGLENIRLNTVAESRSMVLEAWGNLLSLESLHLDQVNKLEPKVISEYNEWIKLTIEQARKKSQSAPVSPEEQIDKLKKELEDYQLQLIVADHALEDARAQLKWETRKTEKLERALDAFDKIREGIRKLSIGRSKESQRTSLARHEDFVKMVNRTINEAIFFTIATQRSPIITRSRSRALRQPVNMSSMPEASERSAMVTSPDFTALGAQLSEVLDKFNDLSVEMAAQRLVIDQLVTSNSGGGVPNDREPVDTHPHAQDNQPPHTSNAQTTFLPSFANPLENTFTQLNSDLSYTHPNYILINPTSNQIPQTHPQTNLNVPPNPQEPHHHVAAPFVLDTAAQGKAAVEEQPVPIDKDLLRRLDRFDDFMKKNQGLSRHSGLDYDELCLFPDIQLPLGFKTPKFSKYDGTGNPKTHLKMFANKLGKPVDDENLPMRLFPESLEGDALDWYSNLKSGEVKTWLDLSTAFVKQYEFNCELAPTRTTLEGTKRKPSEDHKTYAKRWRKLAAKVEPPMTEEEIVRTFIKAHDPPYFEEIFRMTGSSFAAIINKFEEYDEFVKAGKIVNVSALKLQLDALQNQSNIGKKSQFKKKEGETAFIWDQGPSFRPKNHPIYSVPYQYYTNAQPVYHATTQLHHSRPSHLNTSPLPPTPQPIFQNHSRPNYYPRPTLQNNNPSQNPFQTRKVQNQRQFRTFTNLGRPIDQLYEQLRAAGKISTVPPKLYPRGPPDSYDPQAICAYHSGSPGHTTGNCWALKHKIQDMIDSGDIVLRRKGEQGPNVSKNPLPEHGNTVGVIIADEDCVDPTQYIVDETEVFGVMEADHARMRKLSPVEKSMTKDNVEENLKSFVFEKEEPFIAEGGVSEVNKVPFILDLPSFEWDVSEPVILEFPEQMPVNNLQEIPWNYEEPSLLIGDKKCLKEEVPTIARFEKVAKNSEIGVQFKAKDNSSTPKPLVSEKEAVDFLKMLKRSEYKTVEQLDRMSTQISFLNLLLTSELHREALLKILNEAQVPKDIPVDKFSNIVGNVLAANHIAFSDDDLTVEGIGHNRALYISVRCNGKLLPRVLVDNGSALNICPWNTLTKLGFLDIKLRPSATVVRGFDSSKRESMGEVDLVLEIGPAQFQVTCQVMDFSGVYNILLGRPWIHASNSVPSSLHQILRFIANDQLITVFAEDDCTMIVDAKFNGENRQRNPISAHHVADIVSVGWASRDKSLTHSDLPDASIMMAREMIRGGYEIGKGLGRELQGILEPIEIPTQKDTFGLGFHPTAKDRKEMQARKQAEKKGKQTALNIPPLYHTFPRPSEVIMPETKNFVEEIEVDLSQLFVGAIDEEEPSENLEFLPIIEGAIQNWTADYFPSRREFRWPQIKPFDPLDVTILEFDGCNLDISHELEIMQSEIQNESDNEEEFESVSRDLIQYEEKSKPNLEETEIINIGTKTEVKEVKVSIHLNKKQKEEMIEFLMLFQDVFAWSYDDMPGISTDIVVHRLPIDPNFLPVKQKPRKFKPEMSLKIKEQVVKQLNAKIIMVSHYPTWLSNPVPVPKKSGEVRVCVDYRDLNKASPKDDFPLPNIHILLDNTAGHEIESFGDCFAGYHQILMAEEDREKTSFITPWGTFCYRVMPFGLKNAGATYQRTMTTLFHDMIHKEMEVYVDDIIIKSKKVDDHLVDLKKLFERLRKYNLKLNPAKCGFGAPAGKLLGFIVSKKGIEIDPAKIKAIRDMPIPKCQKDVKSFLGKINFIGRFIGQLTSTCEPLFKLLKKNASMDWNEDCQQAFDKIKNYLLNPPVLVPPQPGRPLIMYLSVLDEAVGCVLGQHDESGRKEQAIYYLSKKFTAYEANYSFLERSCCALAWAAQKLRHYLLGYTTYLISRSDPLKYLLEKSMPTGRMAKWQMILSEFDIVFTTQKAVKGQVIADHLAENPRDDDYQPLHTYFPDEEILFVGAVEDMSEQYPGWRLFFDGKHYPATAKLRFPCTNNMAEYEACIFGLKMALDMEIKDLIAFSDSDLLVHQTLKQWVTRDSKIMLYHCNLLSLASKFRNLELRHIPRTRNAFADALATLSSMIQHPDELVIEPIQIQLQNRPAHCLVTERVTDGRSWYKDIKEFMKTGSYPPDTDSVAKIFLRRMSSRFFLNGEVLYKKTSDLGLLRCINEEEADYMMKEMHSGVCGPHMNGHLLAKKIMRTGYFWLTMDMTAPWPCSIWGMDVIGTIDPSASNGHRFILVAIEYFTKWVEAASYKHVTKKVVSDFLRNNIICRFGVPETLITDNAKNLNNDMVDGLCEQFKIKHRNSAIYRPQMNGAVEAANKNLKKILMYGMEAVLPAEVEIPSLRILMEAQIEEAEWVRERQEQLSLIDEKRLNAVCHGQCYQQRMARAYNKKVKPRLFEVGDKVLKRILPMQDEAKGKFAPNWQGPFIVKKVLSGGALILMEMDGQIFPQPINADMCKKFFI; this comes from the exons ATGGCTCCGTGCAGAATGCTGAACCAGATACCTCGGGAACTAACAGACTGGAAAAATAATATGACACATGAGGTGAAAAGACTGTTCAAATATGTGGGACATTTACCGAGTCTTCTAAGCATAACTCCAAATGTTGCAATCATTCAAGCTCTACTTGAGTACTGGGATCCAGAAGGTTCTATTTTTCGATTCGGTGAATGTGAACTAACACCAACTTTAGAAGAAATAGAAGGATTATTGCAGATACCTGGGAAAGGTTATCCTATGATATATCCAACTAATGGAACAAGGGAACAGTTTTATAGGTTTTTGGGATTAAGGCAG AGCCTATTTTCAGGGATTAATGGAATGACCCCTACCTTGGTGCCTGTAATCATTGCCGACATCTTCATGGCCGCTACTGAATGTCAAAAGAAAAGAGGTTTCTTTTATGGGTCAAATTTGATACTCCAAATGTGGGCAATGGAGCATCTAGCGAAGAGAACGCTCAATCCTTTGGGATCTTGTCTCCCCGCAGAGAATTGGATCGAATCACACCGAGAAAGGGTCAAAAAGTATTATCGAATTGCATCTCCGACTCAGTTTATTCAAGAGTTCGATAACTTGACACCTGAGAAAATACAATGGGTTTTGGATTGGACAAAAGTTAGGGATCTGGTTTTCACGACTACCCAACACAGTTTTATCCCCCTAGCAGGCACCAATGGATTGGTCGCATATATTCCGCAACGAGTCATGAGGCAATTTGGGTATCCGCAAAGAATTCCGATGATACAAGGGCTTGAAAATATCAGACTCAACACAGTTGCTGAAAGTCGGAGCATGGTATTGGAAGCTTGGGGAAATCTTCTTAGTTTAGAGAGCTTGCACTTGGATCAAGTGAACAAATTGGAACCTAAGGTCATTTCAGAGTATAATGAGTGGATCAAACTGACAATTGAACAAGCTCGAAAGAAGTCACAGTCCGCTCCTGTCAGCCCTGAAGAGCAGATAGACAAGCTGAAGAAAGAACTCGAGGATTATCAATTGCAACTCATAGTGGCCGACCATGCCCTGGAAGACGCTCGAGCGCAATTAAAGTGGGAgacaagaaaaactgaaaagTTGGAGAGAGCCCTGGATGCATTTGACAAAATTCGAGAAGGAATTCGGAAGCTTAGTATAGGAAGGTCTAAGGAGTCTCAACGTACTAGTTTAGCAAGGCATGAGGATTTTGTAAAAATGGTCAATCGAACCATCAATGAAGCT ATATTTTTCACAATTGCTACCCAAAGAAGCCCCATCATCACCAGGTCTCGAAGTAGAGCCTTGAGACAGcctgtaaacatgagttcaatGCCTGAGGCTTCGGAAAGATCTGCTATGGTTACATCACCGGACTTCACAGCATTGGGAGCTCAGTTAAGTGAGGTACTTGACAAGTTCAATGACTTAAGTGTTGAAATGGCCGCACAGAGGCTTGTCATTGATCAGTTGGTAACAAGCAATAGCGGTGGTGGTGTCCCAAATGACCGAGAACCTGTCGATACCCACCCACATGCACAAGACAATCAACCACCTCACACATCCAATGCCCAGACAactttccttccttccttcgCTAATCCCCTTGAAAATACCTTTACCCAACTAAATTCAGACCTTTCCTATACGCATCCGAATTATATACTGATTAACCCAACCAGTAACCAAATCCCTCAAACCCATCCACAAACTAATCTGAACGTTCCCCCCAACCCTCAGGAACCTCACCATCACGTTGCAGCACCTTTTGTGTTGGACACTGCAGCTCAAGGGAAGGCGGCGGTAGAAGAACAACCTGTGCCTATTGACAAAGATCTGTTGAGAAGATTGGATCGATTCGATGATTTTATGAAAAAGAATCAAGGATTGAGCAGGCATAGTGGGTTGGATTACGATGAATTGTGTCTTTTCCCAGATATTCAGCTACCATTGGGATTCAAAACTCCCAAATTCAGCAAATATGATGGAACTGGAAATCCCAAGACGCATCTTAAgatgtttgccaacaagttaggTAAGCCAGTGGATGATGAAAATTTGCCTATGCGTCTATTTCCGGAAAGTTTAGAGGGGGACGCTCTAGATtggtattcaaatttgaaatctggAGAGGTAAAAACTTGGTTAGATCTGTCAACAGCTTTTGTGAAGCAGTATGAGTTTAATTGTGAATTGGCACCAACACGAACAACACTGGAGGGTACAAAAAGAAAGCCATCGGAAGATCACAAGACCTATGCAAAGCGGTGGAGAAAGTTAGCTGCCAAAGTGGAGCCACCCATGACTGAGGAGGAGATTGTTCGTACTTTCATCAAGGCTCATGATCCACCCTACTTCGAAGagatttttcgcatgactggaagTTCATTTGCCGCTATTATTAACAAGTTTGAGGAATACGACGAGTTTGTCAAGGcagggaagattgttaatgtatCGGCATTGAAGTTGCAATTGGATGCTCTACAGAATCAAAGCAACATTGGGAAAAAGTCCcaattcaagaagaaagaaggagaaacTGCTTTTATATGGGATCAAGGCCCGTCTTTTAGACCCAAAAACCATCCCATCTATTCTGTTCCTTACCAGTATTACACCAACGCTCAACCAGTCTACCACGCTACTACCCAACTCCATCATTCCCGACCAAGTCATTTGAATACCTCACCATTACCTCCGACTCCACAACCTATCTTTCAAAATCACTCCCGTCCCAATTATTATCCCAGACCAACCCTACAAAATAATAACCCTTCTCAAAATCCTTTTCAAACCAGGAAAGTGCAAAATCAAAGGCAATTTCGAACCTTCACCAATTTGGGCCGACCCATTGATCAATTGTATGAGCAGTTAAGAGCAGCGGGAAAAATTAGCACTGTTCCTCCCAAACTCTATCCCAGAGGTCCTCCTGACAGTTATGATCCACAAGCAATCTGTGCCTACCATTCTGGAAGTCCAGGCCATACCACTGGCAATTGTTGGGCTCTAAAACATAAGATCCAGGATATGATTGATTCTGGAGACATCGTTCTTAGAAGAAAGGGAGAGCAGGGACCGAATGTTAGTAAGAATCCTTTACCTGAGCATGGGAACACTGTGGGAGTTATCATCGCTGATGAAGATTGTGTAGATCCCACTCAGTACATTGTAGATGAAACTGAAGTGTTTGGCGTGATGGAGGCTGATCATGCGAGAATGAGAAAACTGTCGCCTGTTGAAAAGTCCATGACTAAGGATAATGTCGAGgaaaatttgaaatcttttgTGTTTGAAAAAGAGGAGCCATTCATAGCAGAAGGGGGAGTTTCCGAGGTTAACAAAGTTCCTTTTATTCTGGATCTGCCATCTTTTGAATGGGATGTATCAGAGCCTGTTATTCTCGAATTTCCAGAACAAATGCCTGTCAATAACTTGCAAGAGATACCATGGAACTACGAGGAACCTAGTCTGTTGATTGGAGATAAAAAATGCTTGAAGGAGGAGGTACCTACTATTGCCAGGTTTGAAAAAGTTGCGAAAAATTCCGAAATCGGCGTTCAATTCAAAGCCAAGGATAATTCTTCAACCCCCAAGCCTCTTGTGTCTGAAAAGGAAGCTGTGGATTTTTTAAAGATGCTGAAGAGAAGTGAGTACAAAACAGTGGAGCAATTGGATAGGATGTCTactcaaatttcttttctgaatcttctcttgACCTCCGAGCTACATAGAGAAGCATTGCTCAAAATTCTGAATGAAGCTCAAGTCCCTAAGGATATTCCGGTGGATAAATTTTCTAACATCGTGGGGAATGTACTTGCTGCTAATCATATTGCCTTCTCTGATGACGATCTGACTGTAGAGGGGATCGGGCATAACAGAGCCTTGTATATATCAGTCCGTTGCAATGGAAAGCTGTTGCCGAGGGTTTTAGTGGATAATGGGTCAGCGTTGAATATCTGTCCATGGAACACTCTCACCAAGCTTGGATTTCTTGATATTAAACTCCGTCCATCTGCAACTGTGGTTCGAGGATTTGATAGTTCAAAAAGGGAATCTATGGGTGAAGTAGATCTGGTATTGGAGATAGGCcctgctcaattccaagttacTTGCCAAGTCATGGACTTCTCCGGCGTTTACAATATTTTGCTTGGAAGACCTTGGATACATGCTTCCAATTCAGTGCCATCTTCGTTGCATCAAATATTGAGATTTATTGCGAATGATCAACTCATTACTGTGTTTGCTGAGGATGACTGTACCATGATCGTTGATGCAAAATTCAATGGTGAAAACAGACAAAGGAATCCAATTTCAGCTCATCATGTTGCTGACATCGTCTCTGTGGGATGGGCATCCAGGGATAAGTCTCTAACTCATTCAGATTTGCCAGATGCCAGTATTATGATGGCGAGGGAGATGATCCGAGGCGGATACGAAATAGGAAAAGGTCTTGGGAGAGAATTACAAGGAATTTTGGAGCCAATAGAGATCCCGACGCAGAAGGATACATTTGGATTGGGATTTCATCCGACTGCTAAGGATAGAAAGGAAATGCAAGCTCGAAAACAAGCTGAAAAGAAGGGCAAGCAAACTGCCTTAAATATCCCGCCGCTATATCACACTTTTCCTCGTCCATCAGAAGTGATCATGCcagaaacaaaaaattttgtggaagaaattgaagtggaccTATCTCAATTATTTGTCGGGGCAATTGATGAAGAGGAGCCATCAGAGAATTTAGAATTTTTGCCAATTATCGAGGGAGCCATTCAAAATTGGACTGCTGATTattttccctctcgaagggaatttcg ATGGCCACAAATAAAACCCTTCGACCCTTTGGATGTCACCATTTTGGAATTCGATGGCTGCAATCTCGATATCTCTCATGAGCTTGAAATCATGCaatctgaaattcaaaacgagaGCGACAATGAGGAAGAATTTGAGTCTGTTTCCAGAGATTTAATACAGtatgaagagaaatccaaaCCCAACTTAGAAGAAACAGAAATCATCAATATTGGCACTAAGACCGAGGTTAAAGAGGTTAAAGTCAGCATTCATTTGAATAAGAAACAGAAGGAGGAAATGATTGAATTCTTAATGCTATTTCAAGATGTGTTCGCATGGTCCTACGATGATATGCCAGGGATCTCTACAGATATAGTGGTTCACAGGTTGCCAATTGATCCAAATTTTTTACCTGTAAAGCAGAAGCCGCGtaaattcaaaccagaaatgAGTCTCAAGATAAAGGAACAAGTTGTGAAGCAACTCAATGCTAAGATAATCATGGTGTCTCATTATCCCACCTGGCTATCGAACCCTGTGCCAGTGCCTAAGAAATCTGGTGAAGTGCGAGTATGTGTTGATTACAGAGATTTGAATAAGGCCAGTCCGAAAGACGATTTTCCTTTGCCAAACATTCATATTCTTTTGGACAATACTGCTGGACACGAAATTGAATCTTTTGGTGATTGTTTTGCTGGGTATCATCAAATTTTAATGGCAGAAGAAGACAGAGAGAAAACCTCTTTTATCACCCCATGGGGAACCTTTTGTTATCGAGTGATGCCTTTCGGGCTGAAAAATGCTGGAGCCACTTATCAGAGAACCATGACTACTTTGTTCCATGACATGATTCACAAGGAGATGGAggtttatgtggatgatatcataatTAAATCCAAGAAGGTTGATGaccatttggttgatttaaAGAAGCTGTTTGAAAGATTGAGGAAGTATAATTTGAAGTTGAACCCTGCAAAATGTGGTTTTGGAGCTCCGGCTGGTAAGTTATTGGGTTTTATTGTCAGCAAAAAgggcatagagatagatcctGCGAAAATaaaagcaattcgagatatgcccaTTCCAAAATGTCAAAAAGATGTGAAAAGTTTTCTTGGAAAGATCAATTTCATTGGCCGATTCATTGGACAGTTAACCTCTACCTGTGAGCCTTTGTTCAAATTGTTGAAAAAGAATGCGTCAATGGATTGGAATGAAGATTGTCAACAGGCTTTTGATAAGATCAAGAATTATTTGTTAAATCCTCCGGTCTTAGTGCCACCTCAGCCAGGGAGACCTCTGATTATGTATTTGTCTGTTCTTGATGAGGCTGTCGGATGCGTTCTGGGACAGCATGACGAGTCTGGGAGAAAGGAACAAGCCATCTACTATCTGAGCAAGAAATTTACAGCATATGAGGCCAACTATTCTTTCCTTGAGAGAAGTTGTTGTGCTTTAGCATGGGCAGCTCAGAAATTGAGACATTATTTGCTCGGTTATACCACTTACTTGATTTCCCGTTCCGATCCTCTGAAATACCTGTTGGAAAAGTCGATGCCCACGGGACGTATGGCTAAGTGGCAAATGATCCTTTCCGAATTCGATATTGTCTTCACAACACAAAAGGCAGTCAAGGGTCAAGTTATAGCAgatcatttggcagaaaatccaaGAGATGATGATTATCAGCCATTGCATACCTACTTTCCTGATGAAGAAATCCTGTTCGTTGGAGCGGTTGAGGACATGAGTGAGCAGTATCCTGGATGGAGGTTATTTTTTGACG GGAAACATTATCCTGCTACTGCCAAATTACGATTTCCTTGTACCAACAACATGGCTGAGTATGAAGCTTGTATTTTTGGATTGAAAATGGCATTGGACATGGAGATCAAGGATCTGATAGCATTCAGTGATTCAGATTTACTTGTGCACCAGACGCTTAAACAGTGGGTAACTCGggattcaaaaattatgttgTATCATTGTAACTTGCTTAGTTTGGCCAGCAAATTCAGGAATTTGGAACTCAGACATATTCCCCGCACTCGTAATGCCTTTGCTGATGCTTTAGCTACTCTGTCTTCGATGATCCAACATCCAGATGAGCTGGTGATTGAACCTATACAGATTCAACTTCAGAATAGGCCAGCGCATTGTCTGGTTACAGAAAGGGTCACTGATGGTCGCTCCTGGTACAAGGATATTAAGGAATTCATGAAAACAGGATCCTACCCTCCTGATACTGATTCTGTTGCAAAAATTTTCTTACGCAGAATGTCATCAAGATTCTTCTTGAATGGAGAAGTGCTATACAAGAAAACATCTGATTTGGGCCTTCTGAGATGCATCAATGAAGAGGAAGCCGATTATATGATGAAAGAGATGCATAGTGGGGTTTGTGGGCCACACATGAATGGGCATCTACTGGCTAAGAAGATCATGAGAACAGGATATTTTTGGCTTACCATGGA TATGACTGCTCCATGGCCATGTTCGATCTGGGGAATGGATGTGATCGGAACTATTGATCCTTCTGCTTCAAATGGGCATCGATTCATTTTAGTGGCGATTGAATATTTCACCAAGTGGGTTGAGGCCGCATCCTATAAGCATGTGACTAAGAAAGTGGTGTCGGATTTCTTGAGAAATAATATCATCTGTCGTTTTGGGGTACCAGAGACGTTGATCACTGATAATGCCAAGAACCTCAATAATGATATGGTGGATGGATTATGTGAACAGTTCAAGATTAAACATCGAAATTCGGCCATTTacaggcctcagatgaatggagccgTTGAAgctgcaaataaaaatttgaaaaagat TCttatgtatggaatggaagcagTCCTGCCTGCAGAagttgaaattccttccttgCGCATTCTGATGGAAGCTCAGATAGAAGAAGCTGAATGGGTTAGAGAACGTCAGGAGCAGTTGTCTCTAATTGATGAAAAGAGATTGAATGCCGTCTGTCATGGACAATGTTATCAGCAACGAATGGCCCGTGCTTACAACAAAAAGGTTAAGCCCCGTttgtttgaagttggagataaGGTTTTGAAACGGATTCTTCCAATGCAAGATGAGGCTAAAGGGAAGTTTGCTCCCAATTGGCAAGGACCATTCATTGTTAAGAAAGTGCTATCCGGAGGAGCGCTTATCCTTATGGAAATGGACGGTCAAATTTTTCCCCAACCAATCAATGCAGacatgtgcaaaaagtttttcatttga